The segment GGGCCGCTTTGTCACAGCCAGCCGCGCCGGCGGAAAAAGGCCAGCATGATGCCGGCGACCAGCGCCATCCAGCCCAAGATCACCAGGAACGCCCAGGGGGAATCGGCCAGCGGCAGGGCGATATTCATGCCGTAAATCCCGCTGATCAGGCTCAGCGGAAGCAGGATGACCGAGATGATGGTCAGGATGCGGATCACCTCGTTGATGCGGTAGGACGTCAGGGCCATGCTGGTATCGCTCAGGCTCTGGATGACCTCATGATAGTTCTGCACCAGGTCCAGCGCCCGGGTGAAGCCGTCCAGGATGTCGCCGAAATAGGCCCGCATTTCCGCCGGCAAAAACGGGAACCGCCCTGCCTCTAAGTGGCTGATGACCATCTTCTGCGGCTGAAGGATGCTTCGCAGAGTGATAATGTCACGCCGCAGGTAGGCGATGCGCGTGATCAGCTCCCCCATGTCGGCGCTGAACAGCTCTTCCTCGATCTCGGATATCTCCCCGCCTACTCTGCCCAGCATGGGGAAGATGTAATCCACCAGCCGGTCGAGGATGACATAGAACAGCCGGCCGGCGCCCTTCCCCAACACATCCTGGCGCAGGACGGGGTTGCGCTGACACTCCGCGAAGAGGTCATCCACCGGTTTCAGCCGGCCGTCATGCACCGTCACCACATAATTGGCCCCGACGAAGCAGTGCAGTTCGCAGGGCGCGCTGAAGCGGTGCGTGGTGTTGTAGACCGGAAAGTGCATCACCGCAAAGAAGTAATCGTCGTAGATATCCAGCTTGGGGTGTTCGGTCCGGCTGGTCAGGTCTTCCAGGTCGA is part of the Anaerolineae bacterium genome and harbors:
- the corA gene encoding magnesium/cobalt transporter CorA; translation: MALQAVTEAGSMWVHIAPLSSEDLEYLRRHFRFHPLDLEDLTSRTEHPKLDIYDDYFFAVMHFPVYNTTHRFSAPCELHCFVGANYVVTVHDGRLKPVDDLFAECQRNPVLRQDVLGKGAGRLFYVILDRLVDYIFPMLGRVGGEISEIEEELFSADMGELITRIAYLRRDIITLRSILQPQKMVISHLEAGRFPFLPAEMRAYFGDILDGFTRALDLVQNYHEVIQSLSDTSMALTSYRINEVIRILTIISVILLPLSLISGIYGMNIALPLADSPWAFLVILGWMALVAGIMLAFFRRRGWL